aagcaagcaaacCCATCGACACCCCCCcccccatctctctccctctccgtcTTCTTTCGCGTTGCGCGCTCTCACTGTCACTGACAGGTCGACCCCACACTCTCCCCTATATAAGGCCCCGCTTTCCCTTTTTCCACCCCGCATTGACCTCGTCAACACATTCTCCCCCCTGATCACCGGCCACCGGCCACCGCCACGCCATGGCTCCAAGACCTCCACCCTTCtacctcctcgccgtcgtcttcttcctcctccccgtccAGCCACCTCCCACCGCCGACGCGGCAACCACCGTCGCCTTCTCCTTCCCGTCCTTCTCCCTCCGAAACCTCACCCTCCTCGGCGGGGCCTCGCTCCGCTCCGCCTCCGTgtccctcccgccgccctcctcccacGCCCTCTTCCCGCTCCCTCTCCCGTTCCCCCCCaacgcctccttctccacctcctttCTCTTCGCCTCCCCGGCCTCCGCGCGCCCCGCCTCCCGCCTCTCCTTCGTGCTCCTCCCCgacccggtcgccgccgccgaggGCACGGGCGGGAACAGGTCTCTCCCGCTCGAGGTGGCGTTCGACGCGTCGAAGAATCGCGTGCACACGTCCTCCGCTGGCAAGCACATCGGCGGGAACTCCACCGGGGCGGTGGACCTGCGGAACGGCAACGAGGTCGGTTCGTGGGTCATCTACGACGCGCTCCGGACTCGCCTGGAGGTGTTCCTTAGCCACGCGAGTCTGCGGCCGCCGACGCCCGCGCTGGTGGTACCCAACACCACGGCCCTTGCGGCCCGCTTCGCGGAGTTCATGTTCGTCGGCTTCCAGGTCTCGTGCTCGTCCGACAACGGGAGCACCGATGGCGGCTTCGTCATCCACAGCTGGAGCTtccagacgaacgggctgcgcgcCGTCGGCCTCGCGTCCAGACCCTCGCACAGCGTGTCCGACAGCGTCCGCAGGGCCCCCGCGTCGGGGGATGTCGCTGTCGCCAGCCGTAAGGACGGGCACCGCAGAAGGCTTGCAATGGGGCTCGGCATTCCTTTGCCCATCGTGTTTCTCGGTGCAGTCATGGTGTTTGTGATATTGTCTATGAAGAAGTGGAGGTCTCGTCCTGCAGGGTTTAACGGCGGCGTCAGAGCAAAAGCAGCGGGCCATCCAAGGCAGTTCATGTACCAAGATCTCTTCTCGGCGACCAAGGGATTTGATCCTTCTCTAGTGGTTGGCAGTGGTGGTTTCGGTACTGTATACAAGGCGGTGTGCCCGCGCTCTGGGGTCACATATGCGGTCAAGCGCTCCAAGCAATCCACGGAGAGCCACAACGAGTTCACCGCCGAGCTTACCATAATCGCTGACCTGAAGCACCCTAATCTGGTTCAGCTGCGAGGGTGGTGCGCGGAGAAGGACGAGCTGCTGCTTGTGTACGAGTTCATGTCAAATGGCAGCCTGGACATGGCTCTCCACTCTTGCTCAGGTGTCCACCGTTATCCCACTCTCAACTGGGCTCGCCGGTACAATGTGGCAGTCGGCATTGCCTCTGCGGTTGCATACCTACATGAAGAACATGACAAGCAGGTGATCCACAGGGATATCAAGTGCAGTAACATACTTCTGGATTCGCATTTCAATCCCAAGTTGGGGGATTTTGGGCTTGCAAGGTTGAAGGATCCTAGTACTAGCCCTCGGTCAACCTTAGCAGCAGGGACTGTTGGTTACCTTGCCCCTGAGTACCTCCAGATGGGAAGAGCCACAGAAAAGAGCGATGTCTACAGCTATGGGGTTGTACTGCTGGAGATCTGCACACGAAGGCGGCCAATAGACCGAGAAGCTCCTGGCAGCATGAACATGCTGAATGTTGTTGATTGGGTTTGGAATTTGCACTCTAAGGGCAGGCTTTTAGATGCTGTTGATATGAGCCTGAATGGGGAGTATGACACAGAGCAAATGACGAGGCTGCTTCTTCTAGGTTTGAGCTGTGTGAATCCCTTTTCAGAAGAGAGACCTGTCATGAGGAATGTTCTAGGCATACTGGAGGGCAAGAGTGAGCCACTGCCTGTTCCGAAAAAGAAGCCGCTGCTTGTTTTCGTTTCAAATGCACCTATGGATCTTGAGGGGATAGTTTCTGAGTGCAATCAGAGTACAGTTTCAAGTGATCTCTTTGAGCTGAAAATCGATATAAACTAGGTAAGAAGTTTTTTGCAGGTATATAATGGCTTTCACATGTGATCCATATACTTTTACTTTGTGCATTCTGTTTAATCTATGAAATTGCTGCTCAATTATGTTCTAGTCCAAATTATGCGAACAACTAGTCCATGTAGTCTATTGAATTTGAATGACGCTAGCATTAGCTCAGCACTTCAGCATGTTTAGCTTGTCAGTTAGTATTGTGGATGATTTCTGAGACTAAGTGTCCCTGAGGCTGAAGCAAACAGATCCAGCTTCTCATATATGTGTTGGCACCAGAACTGCTACCTGCTGATAGAAATCAATTGTAATTTGCACCAACACCGCCTCACTGCAGCAGAGCGGTAGCTGAAGCACACGCTAGTGCTTTGATCTTTGCCTTGCTTGCAGCATTATCTAATGAAAAGAGTGTGCCAAATTGAGCCACTGCTTCTGTGATTACAACATGCAGGAGACCAGGATTGTACAAGATAAACAAACTGCTCTATACTGTGATTTTCCATGCTTGTATTATCAGATTTTCCATTCTTGATTCGTGAACTTCTGATGTGCAGGTAAAGCTGCCGCGAAGACTAATCATGTTGGCGAACTCTGAAGTTTTGGTGATAGTTTGTGAAGTTTGTAGATGTTGACACTACCCCACTGCAGAAGGAAATATGGTTACGGCTCGGTGAGTTCATGTCGAGTTCTTTCAGGGAGAACTCATGAATTCCAGAGGCCGTGCTGAACTTGTGTGGAAAATACACTGATTACTTGGCATGTTTGTAGCACCATCCAGGATATTTCCCTCTACATGTTTGTAAGACAGGCCGTCGAACATGTGTTTCTCCCTCATCTCTTGACAACGTTGTAAATTTGCAGCTCTGTACAAAGGGGGCAAATACTACAGATTTCCTCCCAaacttgctactccctccgtccggaaatacttgtcctcgaaatggttgtatctaaacttattttagttatagatacatccattttatccatttctaggacaagtatttccggacggagggagtacgtcttatGGGTTAAAAAGATGCTTATACCACGTACTTGCTGGCTTGCTGTGAATTGCTCCTTTTTATCCTTATCCTGATATTGTCAGGGTTCCACTTGAGTGCATGACCTGTATACCTGTTAAACATGtcgctttttctctctcttttgcttggTCACTAAACTGGAACATGCATTTGATGATTTATTTTTTTCGGAAGAAACATGCATTTGATGATAGGTGAATGAAGTTTTAGTTGACAGTTTGTTGGCATAAAGTTATGACGTTGGTCATGTTCTGTAGGACAGATCTAGATTCTTATGTTTGTCATTGAAATCTATGGGTTTGGCCTGGGTCATCTATCAAATCTAGGGGCGTTGGCTTCTCCACCAAACATGCGTATGCCCTCCTCACCCATGACCATGAGGAGGACCTCGATCATCACTTCATCACCATCTGGAACACCAATGTCCCCATCAAGCTCAGGATCTTGGGATGGCTACTTCTGAAGGAATGGCTCAAAGTGGGGGATGCTAACACGAAGCTATTACAAGCTTTCGCCAATGGCAGGAGGGCAAAAAACTTCATCCCTCATATCAAAATCGGAGAAGAGGTGGTGACAGACCAAGTGCTTATAGAAGAGGCCTTTTCTTCTGCTTACGAAGAACTGCTGGGGTCTGATCAGGCCAGAGACATCTCCTTGGACCTTGATTTCCTTGGAGTTCAGCCGATTGACCTACATGAGCTCGAGGAGATCTTCATGGAAGGAGAAGTGTGGCAGGTTATTAAAGAGCTCCACCCGGATAGAGCTCTGGGCCCTGATGGCTTTAGTGGTGCATTCTATCAACGAGCATGGCCGATAATAAAGCACGATATCATGGCTGCGATCATGAAGCTATATGTGTGCGATGGAAGGGGCTTCCCAAAGCTGAACCGAGCCCTTATTGTCCTCATCCCGAAGAAGAGTGATGCGGAAGAGATCGGAGACTATCGACCGATCAGCTTACCCCATAGTTTCTCTAAGCTATTTTCCCAGATGATGGCCTCAAGAGTGCGAAGGAGAATGAAAGAGCTAATCAATGACAACCAATCAGCTTTCATTAAAGCAAGGAATCTCCATGATAACATTCTCTTGGTGAGACAAGTAGCCAGGAAAATCCACGTCCGAAGAGCTCcaggagtgtttttgaaacttgaTATCTCGCGGGCATTTAACACCATCTCGTGGCCATTCCTTTTTGAAGTCCTGAGAGCTAAGGCTTTGGCAACAACTTCATGAGATGGATAGCAATTCTGCTCCAATCGGCGTCGACTAGGGTCATCGTTAATAGAAGCCATGCGAGAGGTTTGCGTCAAGGAGATCCCAGTTCCCCACTTCTCTTTGTCATAGCAATAGAAGCTCTCTCGGCTCTGATCTGCAAGGCATCCAGCGAGGGAGTGATGTCCTCTTTCAACGGCATCGAGGCCAACCAGAGGCTTTCCATCTATGCAGATGACGTGGCATTATTCATACGCCCCACAGCCCAGGACCTCTCGTGTGTGAGATCAATGTTGCAAGTGTTCGGTCAAGCTTCTGGCCTTCGAGTTAACTACAGGAAAACCTCTACCATCGTGATCCAAGGGCAGCAAGCAGATGGAGCGAGGGTGCAGCAGTTTCTCAATTGTCAGCTGGGAGAGTTTCCTTGCAAATACCTTGGTCTGCAACTGAGCATCCCTCATCTCTCTCGTGTGGATTGGCAGCCCATGCTTGATCAGGTCAAGAGTTTCATACCGGCGTGGCAGCAAGGGTTGATCCAGAGACCTAGCAGTCTTATGCTAGTCAAGAGTGTGATTTCGGCACGAATGGTACATTACTTGTTGGTCATGGATGCACCCCAATGGGTGTTTGAAGAGATTGACAAATGGATGCATGCCTTTTTTTGGGCCAGGAAGGAAACAGCGCATGGTGGGCAATGTCTGGTAGCATGGCAAACTATTTGTAGACCAACTTGTTTTGGAGGTTTGAGAGTCAAGAACTTAAAGTTGCAAGGTCCGGCCATGCGCATGAGGTCGGAATGGTTGGGGAGGACGGATCCCACTCGTCCTTGGCAAGGTTTACAGCTCATGGGTTGATCAGGAAGCAAGAGCAGTTTTCGATAGTATGGTGCTAATCAAGGTAGGAGTCAGCAGTAGGGTCCTGTTTTGGACCGACAGGTGGTTGCATGGGTTTGCAATTGGCGATATAGCTCCCTTGATTGCTGACTTGGTGGGTGTTAGGATCAAAAGAAAGAGAACCGTGCAACATGCTTTGGTTGAGGGAGCTTGGGTGCATGACATCAGAGATAAGCTCACTTTTTCATGGCGCACATGCAGCTAATTCACATGGAGCAGGCTATTGCAACCGTGGACAGGGATGTATCGGAGGAGGATCAGTTTACATGGCCTTGCGATGCTTCAGGTACTTATACCACGAAGTCCACCTACAGCCGATTGTGTCAGGGCTTGACGTGTTCCCCCATAGCCAAACGCATTTGGCGCAGCTGGGCACCCCTCAAGTGCAAAATTTTCGCTTGGCTGGCATCGCAATACCGGCTTTGGACATCTGATCGGAGGGCACGGCATGGGTTGCAGGACGCTCCCTCTGCGTGTTACACATGCTGTCAGGAGGAGGACAACGTGGATCATCTCTTGGCACAATGTGTTTTTGCGAGGCAAGTGTGGCATGGATGTTTTGAGTATTTTCGAGTCAACATACACATCCCGAGCCAAGGTGACTCCTTCATAGAGTGGTGGGGGAGGACTCGTGGTACATTGCAGGGGTTGGACAAGAGAGGATTCGACTCTTTCGTCATTGCGACCGCATGGCAGCTATGGAAGCAGAGGAATGCGGGAGTGTTCAATCGGGTCGACCAAATTAGGACGCCGGCTAATCTAGTGCATCAATTTTTTAGGAGATTAAGTTGTGGAAACTTGTCGGTGTGGGAGTGGTGGGCTTAATTAGATTCGTGAGAGAGTAGGTTTTTTCTTTCTCCATTGGAGTTGGTGCTGTGTACCTGTGACGATGTACGCATCCATCACAGTCTCTTGTATACGGTACGCCATTGGCATACTCTCGAAAAAAAGGACAGGTTGAACTCCAAGGCCAACCTCTACAACAAAAACATCCTCGACTCGACCGTCTGCCCCCTATGCCAGCACCGGTTGAACTCCAAGGCCAACCTCTACAACAAAAACATCCTCCCACATCTTCCTCACCTGTCCTGCAGCTACCCAAGTTTGGCTCCTACGAGGACTTCAGCTGCCTGCACCATCTTCGACATTTGGGATGTCAGGACCCCCTCTGGTCTTGATGCGAATATTTGGCCGGATGTCGCCGTCACCATTCTTTGGAAGATGTGGGACTAGTCGAACGCCCCCACTATCTGGAATGATCTCCATCCCCCTCCCCCACTGTCAGAAACATTGTAGCAGATTTTACTCTTTGGTGGTGTTAGATTTACTAAGCCTCAGAAGGCTGCCATTGTGTCTTTGCGGCATTACCTTGCCTCACGCTCTAGCGCATCTCTATAACAACTTGCCACGGTGACACCTTGAGTAATGCATTCAGATGGGGATCCTCTCCCCTTGGCGATTTTTCAAAAAAGAAGTActatgcattgcattgcattgcagaAAATTATACGCATAAAAGGCGCACAAACGTGCAGGGGGGATACATGCCATGAGATGGTGGCAATATCTCATAGAGTGGATTTTCAGAACCCCTACTCATGCAATCCAAATTTTGAAACAGCGAAAATCATCTTAGTAAGTTTTAACaaattatgaaaaaaaatcaaGTAGAGGATGGGAAAAAAAATAGGAACTTCTAACCTAAGAAAAAACATATGTATTGTATCTTAAGTTTCGCTTCAacttaaaaagaagaagaagaagttttgCTTTTCATTTTTGAACTTAAGTTTGCTTGTTATTTTCCTACACCAACGCTGACCCTACCGTCAACCTGGAGGGTAATGAAACAACACACCACCACCACACCCACTCATATTGGTTCGGATAAACATTTATGCAATATCTTCGTGGGGCGCATGGTTTAACAAAGGTGTGTGAGCGGCACACACATATTGAGTTAGGTATTTGTTTGTCGCCAATTGTACGGAGTGAAATGATTTGTTAACGGCACGATTTGCTTCAAACAAAGATGGGATATTTGTTACTGAAACAAATAAAGAAAGGCAAAGAATTAATTCCGCCTCGAAATATCTCATAAATACTATATCCAATTTGTATCATTAGATTCGTCATGACAAATCGTTTTCACCGCTCCAAACGACCAAGTAAAGAAACCAGCCTAATCATCCGTTACTAATTTATGAGCAAGAAAACCTACGAAATCTTATACAGCTTCAAAGATCAAACGCCCAGGGGTTCTCCCTTCTgatctccgcctcctcctccggcgtgaAGTCGTTCTCGAGGTTGAACATCTTGCGTATGCCCTCGACCGGCTGGCCCTTGACCATGTCGGCCGCCGTCTGGCAGCTCAGGTCCAGGAGCCCCTTGACGTCCAGGTAGTTGGCGGCGAGGATGAGGTCGAACAGCGTCGCCTGGTCCACGGCGATGAACTTGGCGTCGAAGCTCTTCAGGTCCTCCTTCTCGCCGGCGCTGGcgttgttgtcgtcgtcgccggcggcggcggcgacgacgtgcTTGTTGCAGTACTCGATGACCTTGCTGAGGGTCTTGGCGGGGACGTTGGGGAGGGGGATCCCGTTGTCGGCGCAGCCGTCCTCGATCATGTGCTTGATGGTCTGCGACATCTTGCCCACCTCCTCCGTGACCTCGAAGCTCTCGCCGTCGGAGCTGATCAGCGTGAACATCTTGTTGCTCTTGTCGCCCATGGCAGCCACCTCGCCGCTGCTGCTTGCGTCCGCCGCCGTCGAAGCCATGGTTCCTGCTCGATCGCCTGGATCTCGTCGACTCTTGATCTTGATCGTAAGCTTGGATCGATTTGGTTCTGGCCACCTGGGTGCTCCCGTATGTAAAGGTCTGACAAGGCAACAAGAGACCGACTCGATGTACTACTCAGGTTTCGAGATGGATCGGATCTCTTGTCGGACGTGACAATGATCGATCTCACGGAATCAGCCAAGAGTACGTACGTGTGCCTTTCAAACATTGAGAGTGGTTTTTCAGCTCGTGAGTGCCCCTGCACCCTCTATAaagagtaaattcaaaaaaattcaacggGACCGTCACCAGGGGCATGGTGAGCAACACCGGAGGCACGTCCTGCGGCGCAGTGGCCGCGTCCAGGAGCGTGGTGATCACCACGCGCGCCTCTTCCAGCGGCGCGGTAACCAGCCGAAGCGGCAACCGCCACGCGCGCCTCTTCCAATGGCGCGGTGACCGGCCGAAGCAGAAACCGGCGGCCATCGCCGCGGATCAGACAAGAAGAGGCTCACCGGCGAGTGCTCGCTCctcctttttgttttgttttgaggacAGAGTAGataaaaactactccctctgtcccaaaatataagaacgtttttaataCTAGTATAGTAATCAACACTTTGTCACCCATACTCCTGTTCAGCGCCGCCAGTTCATGCGCCAGTTCGTTGTTCTTCCGGTTACCATACTGGACGCTGCATGCAGTGAAACCCTTCATCGCCTCTTTCATATCCATGATTAGGCCATAGCAGGCGGTCCGGGACGGTTGCTGAGAGGACAGCTCAGCTGTGATGTTTCAGTTGTCCATCTCAAGCACCACCTCGCCATTGAAGTATCTACTCATTGTCTGAAGACCGACAAGGGCCGCACGCGCCTCGGCTTCCTCAACACTGCTTCATAACGGGAGCTTTTTGCAGACAGATAAGAAAACCAGGCCTCTGTGGTCCCGGGCTACCACCCCCGCCGCACTCTCCCCAGTAGCTGCACAGAATGCTGCGTCGGAGTTAATTTTGGCAGTTCCACGTATCGGCGCTCTCTACTTGTCCCCTTGGGTGGCGGGAAGCAGCCGGTtctttctctctccctcacccAAATCCATGTGTCCTTTCTGCCTGTCGTTGGTCCCATCGGCACTTCTCAGACCTTCCTCGTACTGCTTTAAAAACTGCACTGAACCCCTGATAGATTCTCTCGCATTATTACGCATGCAGTCCTCCCTGAGGTGCGAGCAACGCCACAGGAGTAGTAGCAGTTTGGCGCGCATCTCCTCGCTTTCCGTGTCCAGTGCAACTTGCAGCCAATCATCACCGGTAAATCTTAGTTTGTTCTCAGCAGGTAGCCTCCATACTTCTCTCATTGCTGCCCTCAAGGCCGTGCTTTTAGTGCATGCTATAGCCGCGTGGTGTTCGTCCTCGACACCATTTCCACATAAGCTGCAGGTGGCATCAACTTGCAACGTTCTCTTCCATTTGTTTTTCTTGGTGGCAAGAGTATTAGTTGCAACCCTCCAAGCAAAGATGCGGATCTTCCCGTGGACTTTTGTTTTCCAAATGAGATCCCAGATGCTACGATCATTTAGGTTCCTAGTGGAGCTCGACGGGGTGTGAGACACTTGCTCTAGGTTAGCAGCCGCGAGTCTATAGACGCTCTTAACTGAGAAAATGCCATTCTTCTCATAATGCCAAGCAATACAGTCGCCCACCTCCGAAGAAGGGATATTGAGCTTGCAGATTTCATCAGCATCAAAAGGGTAGAAGATTTGCCTGATGAGAGGCACATTCCATTCCTTCTTATCAGCCATCATAAGTTGGTTGACCCATCTAATCCGGGGTCTCCTAATGAAGACAGCAGTCATAAGGCCCTCTTTTCTTGGGATCCATTGATCTCTCTGGATTTGAATGCTTTTTCCATCCCCCACCCGCCAGATCAGACCCTTTTTCAGAAGTTTCAAACCAAACTCAATGGCTCTCCAGACCGGAGACGCATCATTTGCAAACACTGTGCCCAGCAGGTTCCCATTTGGGTAGTACTTTGACTTGAGAACTCTTGCACATAGGCTATCTGGATTTTGTATGAGCCTCCATCCCTGCTTGGCCAGAAGCGCTTGGTTAAACAAATGCACATCTCTAAATCCAATACCCCCCGCCCTCTTTGGCTTGATCATGCGATCCCACGCCATCCAATGTACCTTCCTATGCCCCTCTTCGTCACCCTACCAGAAGTTCCGAATCATTTTCTCATATTTGTCACAGAAGCCTTTGGAAAGCATAAAGACACTCATGGTAAAAGTTGGGAGGGCCTGGACGACCGACTTCACATGAACTTCCTTTGCTGCAAACGACATGAACTTCTCTAACCAG
This window of the Triticum aestivum cultivar Chinese Spring chromosome 5D, IWGSC CS RefSeq v2.1, whole genome shotgun sequence genome carries:
- the LOC123120850 gene encoding probable L-type lectin-domain containing receptor kinase S.7, whose amino-acid sequence is MAPRPPPFYLLAVVFFLLPVQPPPTADAATTVAFSFPSFSLRNLTLLGGASLRSASVSLPPPSSHALFPLPLPFPPNASFSTSFLFASPASARPASRLSFVLLPDPVAAAEGTGGNRSLPLEVAFDASKNRVHTSSAGKHIGGNSTGAVDLRNGNEVGSWVIYDALRTRLEVFLSHASLRPPTPALVVPNTTALAARFAEFMFVGFQVSCSSDNGSTDGGFVIHSWSFQTNGLRAVGLASRPSHSVSDSVRRAPASGDVAVASRKDGHRRRLAMGLGIPLPIVFLGAVMVFVILSMKKWRSRPAGFNGGVRAKAAGHPRQFMYQDLFSATKGFDPSLVVGSGGFGTVYKAVCPRSGVTYAVKRSKQSTESHNEFTAELTIIADLKHPNLVQLRGWCAEKDELLLVYEFMSNGSLDMALHSCSGVHRYPTLNWARRYNVAVGIASAVAYLHEEHDKQVIHRDIKCSNILLDSHFNPKLGDFGLARLKDPSTSPRSTLAAGTVGYLAPEYLQMGRATEKSDVYSYGVVLLEICTRRRPIDREAPGSMNMLNVVDWVWNLHSKGRLLDAVDMSLNGEYDTEQMTRLLLLGLSCVNPFSEERPVMRNVLGILEGKSEPLPVPKKKPLLVFVSNAPMDLEGIVSECNQSTVSSDLFELKIDIN